One Candidatus Zixiibacteriota bacterium genomic window, TAAAATCAGGCTGAAGAGAAAAATCCCCATTATCCCTGCGTTCGGGGCCGGTTTGGTAAACCAGATCGGCCCTGATTCATTGGGGCATCATCGGCGACGGTACTCGTGTTCGAGGATGCCGTAGATGAACACATCGTGCCAGCCATTGTCCATGCGGGAGGCCTCACGATAACAGCCCTCACGTTTCATGCCGCAGGCCTCGAGAACTTTGATCGAGCCGAGATTCATACTCTGGACGATGGCATAAACACGATGTAAGCCCAGTTGTTCGAAGGAGAAACCAAGCATGAGTCCCAGCATTTCCCGACCGAGTCCCCGGCCCCAGAGATGTTCGGCGAGCCAGTAACCTACCTCGGCGTTGTTGTCGTTTCGGTTGATATTGTTGAGACCGATAACACCGACGATCTCATCGATGCCGTCGACGGTAACACCGAAATGATAGCCACGATCCCGACGCGCCTGGCGGTGAGCGATGTTGATCCACGTGATCGCATCGCTCATTCCGTATGGATGAGGCAACAGGGGTAAGAAGCGGGAGACATTGGCGTTGTTGGCGTTGTGTTGCAGGGATGTCGTATCAGTGCGTTTGAGTCGCCTTAAGATAATGCGGTTGCCCTTGATTGGGATTAATTTCACGGCAAACTCCCGGTAACTCCCGGCATGAATTTATCATGCCGCATACGATACATTCCAAATCCTGAGATATAATTAAGTTCTGTTCATCGTTCGTGGGCTGGGGCTAATTTACATAACAGAAGCCGACAGTGCAAGTGTCGGAGTGAATAGATGTATTTAGGGTCGTAGTCGATCACTCTTTTGTTGTTGTGCTAGGCTGTTTTTGTCATCATAATAGTTGGTGCAGTCCGGATAAGCCGCTATTGACGCGGTTTTTGGACTTCCTGTTAGCATTGAGACAGACGAGAATACACTTTGCATATCAATCGAGGTTGAAGAGCCAATGAGACGATCCACCCCCATGGCCTGGATGGTAGTCGCATTCTTAATCGTGCTGGTTACAGTACGTGCGGGAGCGGTTGACGACAACCAACTCCAGGAACGGTTTGACCAATTGCAGGCGCAAACCAATCAGGCACGCGGACTGGCGCTGGCGATCCTGAAACGCATCAAGACTATCGACATTGAATATCGGACTTCGGACGGT contains:
- a CDS encoding GNAT family protein, which produces MKLIPIKGNRIILRRLKRTDTTSLQHNANNANVSRFLPLLPHPYGMSDAITWINIAHRQARRDRGYHFGVTVDGIDEIVGVIGLNNINRNDNNAEVGYWLAEHLWGRGLGREMLGLMLGFSFEQLGLHRVYAIVQSMNLGSIKVLEACGMKREGCYREASRMDNGWHDVFIYGILEHEYRRR